From Pelagicoccus sp. SDUM812003, a single genomic window includes:
- a CDS encoding PepSY-associated TM helix domain-containing protein: MFRKTIFWIHLLSGIAAGTVIAIMSATGIAIAFEAEILDWMDRDLSAVEVPADAPPALSIDELLARLSEEFPDFKATAIQTFPEADKAYKILQGRDRLIYANPYTGAFAESQAGPAHHVLHTIEEWHRWLGAKEGPTSTGRLITGVSNLAFLILCLTGLYLWFPRAMKSRLFKKALFFNKKVRGKARDFNRHNVFGIWNLPVLIVLVGTAVVISFGWGHKLVFQVLGEEPPQFRDFRMLMVKPPALPDHPVDATPLPYQEIADKIASAFPEYNLLWINLPHSSQPEQGLQPLNVAVYLPAPFQSAGYTPISVDPITGDILQATRFEERSAGMQARVWVRFLHTGEAFGLIGKIIATVATAASLILVYTGFALSWCRFFG; encoded by the coding sequence ATGTTCCGAAAAACCATATTCTGGATACATCTGCTCTCAGGCATCGCAGCGGGTACCGTCATCGCCATCATGTCAGCTACCGGTATCGCCATCGCCTTCGAAGCGGAAATCTTGGACTGGATGGATCGAGATCTAAGCGCAGTAGAGGTCCCCGCCGACGCTCCTCCTGCTCTCAGCATCGACGAACTGCTGGCCCGCCTGTCGGAGGAGTTCCCCGACTTCAAGGCGACCGCCATTCAAACCTTTCCAGAAGCCGACAAAGCCTACAAGATCCTGCAAGGCCGCGATCGCCTCATCTACGCGAATCCCTACACCGGCGCCTTCGCCGAATCCCAAGCCGGTCCCGCCCACCACGTGCTGCACACCATCGAGGAGTGGCACCGCTGGCTGGGAGCCAAAGAAGGCCCCACTTCCACCGGACGCCTCATAACCGGCGTATCCAACCTCGCCTTCCTCATCCTCTGCCTCACCGGCCTCTATCTTTGGTTCCCGCGGGCCATGAAGTCGCGCCTCTTCAAAAAAGCCCTCTTCTTCAACAAAAAGGTCCGAGGCAAAGCCCGCGATTTCAACCGGCACAACGTATTCGGAATCTGGAACCTTCCTGTGCTAATCGTCCTTGTAGGCACCGCCGTGGTCATTTCCTTCGGCTGGGGCCACAAGCTAGTATTCCAAGTCCTCGGAGAGGAGCCACCGCAGTTCCGAGACTTTCGCATGCTCATGGTCAAGCCGCCCGCCTTGCCGGACCATCCCGTAGACGCCACTCCCCTTCCGTATCAGGAAATCGCCGACAAGATCGCATCCGCATTTCCCGAATACAATCTGCTCTGGATAAACTTGCCTCACTCCAGCCAGCCAGAACAAGGCCTGCAGCCGCTCAATGTAGCCGTCTACCTGCCTGCTCCCTTTCAGAGCGCCGGCTACACTCCGATATCGGTCGACCCCATCACTGGCGACATTCTGCAAGCCACCCGCTTCGAAGAGCGCAGCGCTGGCATGCAAGCCCGCGTCTGGGTGCGCTTCCTTCACACCGGAGAAGCCTTTGGCCTCATCGGCAAAATCATCGCTACCGTTGCCACCGCCGCGTCATTGATTCTCGTATACACAGGTTTCGCCCTCAGCTGGTGCCGCTTTTTCGGTTGA